From Chryseobacterium joostei, the proteins below share one genomic window:
- a CDS encoding TolC family protein, producing MNRIAVLCLAVSSFMAAQQQMSLLDCEEAFQKNNLQLLAEQYNINMADADILQAKIWELPQLSGQFNAYNPQGKKFFDVGHSKGAGITQLIYMGGKKKNEIAFAKSNKELAQLQFSQLLVDLRTQLRTTYFNLYYERLKLDNTEKQLGYMNDLLSAYRIQSAKGNVSLKDAVRLQSLVIQLNHDKLEINKNILEFEQNLKVLTGITEDIEPLMSEAEAKEALAAQPFGEEEELKSKALENNADYRYNLKLIDNSKLYAQWQKSLNVPDLNVGAAWDQAGGTFNNEANLTLGIPLPLWRINQGNVEKANYAIQQNQKNADFQKLTLETKVQSAYKTWKAQYDQLLDIKTTDLQNMDLVYNGMMTNFRKGNVNLIEFTDFMDSYRETALQIYDMKNEIMQSAEQLNQLVQTKIFY from the coding sequence ATGAACAGAATTGCAGTGCTATGTCTAGCCGTTTCCTCATTCATGGCGGCACAACAGCAAATGTCTCTTTTGGATTGTGAAGAAGCATTTCAAAAGAACAACCTCCAGCTGCTCGCTGAACAATACAACATCAATATGGCTGATGCTGATATTTTGCAGGCTAAGATTTGGGAACTCCCACAGCTGAGCGGGCAGTTCAATGCTTATAATCCGCAGGGCAAGAAGTTTTTTGATGTTGGGCACTCCAAAGGGGCAGGAATCACTCAGTTAATTTATATGGGTGGTAAAAAGAAAAATGAAATTGCTTTTGCAAAATCCAATAAAGAATTAGCACAGCTTCAGTTTTCACAGCTTCTTGTTGATTTAAGAACTCAGCTACGTACCACGTACTTCAATCTTTACTACGAAAGACTAAAACTTGATAATACAGAAAAGCAGCTAGGGTATATGAATGATCTCCTAAGCGCTTATCGTATACAGTCGGCAAAGGGAAATGTTTCCCTTAAGGATGCTGTGAGGCTTCAGAGTCTTGTCATCCAATTGAATCATGACAAGCTTGAAATTAACAAGAATATTCTTGAATTTGAGCAAAACTTAAAAGTTCTTACAGGAATTACGGAAGATATAGAACCCTTGATGTCTGAGGCAGAAGCTAAGGAAGCCTTGGCGGCCCAGCCTTTTGGTGAAGAAGAGGAGTTGAAGAGCAAAGCATTAGAAAATAATGCAGACTATCGGTACAATTTAAAACTGATTGATAATAGTAAACTATATGCCCAATGGCAAAAATCATTAAATGTTCCGGATCTGAATGTAGGTGCAGCATGGGATCAGGCAGGAGGAACCTTTAATAATGAAGCAAACCTCACGTTGGGGATTCCCCTTCCTTTATGGAGAATAAACCAGGGAAATGTGGAAAAAGCCAACTATGCAATTCAGCAGAATCAAAAAAATGCAGACTTTCAAAAATTAACACTTGAAACCAAAGTGCAGTCTGCCTATAAAACCTGGAAAGCACAATACGATCAGTTATTGGATATTAAAACTACGGATCTGCAAAATATGGATCTGGTGTATAATGGGATGATGACCAATTTCAGAAAGGGAAATGTCAACCTTATTGAATTTACAGACTTTATGGATAGCTATCGTGAGACAGCTCTCCAGATCTATGATATGAAAAACGAGATTATGCAGTCTGCAGAACAACTTAATCAACTAGTACAAACGAAAATCTTCTATTAA